A DNA window from Labrus mixtus chromosome 4, fLabMix1.1, whole genome shotgun sequence contains the following coding sequences:
- the panx2 gene encoding pannexin-2 has protein sequence MQNILDQNLDMATALLAGEKLKELILPGSSQDERGGALAGLMVQLKLELPFDRVVTIGTVIIPILLVTLVFTRNFAEESIYCYTPHNFTRDQALYARGYCWTELRDAVPGVESHLWPSLFEHKFLPYALLAFAGIMYIPALGWEFLASTRLTSELNFLLQEIDNCYHRAAEGRAPKIEKQIQSKGPGITERERREIIENAEKEKSPEQNLFEKYLERRGQSNFLAKIYLARHLAIICLSSIPISYLSAYYARQRQNEFTCALGEPPDISSYVELKLKVNCKLSAVQLQRIMAAVDLALLCTMNLIILLNLLHLFVVRKSNFVFDKLHKVGIKTRRRWQKSQFCDINILAMFCNENRDHIKSLNRLDFITNESDLMYDNVVRQLLAALAQSNHDATPTVRDSGIQTLDPNMDPSDLGVGEMAGEPLVIKRPRKKMKWIPSSNPLPQPFKEPLTMTRLESNTKPEKPKQLRRKTGTDNFIAPLLDSKSTQHPATKDISGMEKKHTRNFSLDVHPYMLTIRKPKVEVTATEPLPVEHNLDAVYLEGTHTIVHVSGAITETKVCSPESTNAAFSRMTLPTTTYVNGVSPNPPSSEDALSPKSSPPEPLLQTVENPESQPPPLTIAPTHQLLSIHHTLFEEDEGEETRRDRLAERPGELIAAGEC, from the exons ATGCAGAACATCCTCGATCAAAACTTAGACATGGCCACAGCTCTGCTCGCTGGCGAGAAGCTGAAGGAGCTGATCCTGCCCGGCTCCTCCCAGGACGAGAGGGGCGGCGCTCTGGCGGGCCTCATGGTGCAGCTCAAACTGGAGCTGCCCTTCGATCGTGTCGTCACAATCGGGACGGTCATCATCCCCATCCTGCTCGTCACCCTCGTCTTCACCAGGAACTTTGCAG AGGAGTCCATTTACTGTTACACACCACACAACTTCACCAGAGACCAAGCGCTGTATGCACGGGGCTACTGCTGGACAGAGCTGCGGGACGCCGTACCTGGAGTGGAGTCTCACCTTTGGCCTTCACTGTTTGAACACAAGTTCCTGCCGTACGCCCTGCTGGCCTTCGCTGGGATCATGTACATTCCTGCTCTGGGCTGGGAGTTCCTCGCCTCCACACGGCTCACTTCAGAGCTCAATTTCCTGCTTCAAGAGATTGATAACTGCTATCATCGAGCCGCTGAGGGCCGAGCCCCAAAGATCGAGAAGCAGATCCAATCCAAAGGACCTGGCATAACTGAGCGAGAGCGGAGGGAGATCATCGAGAAcgcagagaaggagaagagccCCGAGCAGAACCTGTTTGAGAAATATTTGGAGAGACGAGGACAAAGTAACTTTCTGGCTAAGATTTACCTCGCACGCCACCTGGCCATTATCTGCCTCAGCTCCATCCCCATTTCCTACCTGAGCGCCTACTACGCCCGCCAGAGGCAGAATGAGTTCACCTGTGCTCTAGGTGAGCCTCCGGACATTAGCAGCTATGTAGAGCTAAAGTTAAAGGTGAACTGTAAGCTGTCTGCTGTGCAGCTGCAGCGCATCATGGCAGCAGTAGACCTCGCTCTGCTCTGCACCATGAACCTCATCATCCTCCTAAATTTGCTGCACCTGTTTGTGGTGCGGAAGTCCAACTTTGTGTTCGACAAGCTGCATAAAGTGGGTATAAAAACTCGGCGACGCTGGCAGAAGTCTCAGTTCTGTGACATCAACATCCTGGCCATGTTCTGCAACGAAAACAGAGACCACATCAAGTCGCTCAACCGGCTGGACTTCATCACCAACGAGAGCGACCTCATGTACGACAACGTGGTCAGGCAGCTGCTGGCAGCGCTCGCTCAGTCCAACCACGACGCTACACCCACTGTGAGGGATTCTGGGATACAGACACTCGATCCCAATATGGACCCCAGTGACCTCGGAGTGGGAGAGATGGCAGGGGAGCCGCTGGTCATCAAACGGCCTCGTAAAAAGATGAAATGGATCCCGAGCTCCAACCCTCTCCCTCAGCCGTTCAAG GAACCTCTCACTATGACCCGTCTGGAAAGTAACACCAAGCCTGAAAAACCCAAACAGCTCAGACGGAAGACGGGGACGGACAACTTCATCGCTCCTCTTCTGGACAGCAAAAGCACACAACATCCTGCGACAAAAG ACATCAGTGGGATGGAGAAGAAACACACTCGCAACTTCTCTCTGGACGTCCACCCGTACATGCTGACCATCCGGAAGCCCAAAGTGGAGGTTACAGCCACAGAACCTCTGCCTGTAGAGCACAACCTGGATGCGGTGTACCTTGAAGGCACCCACACCATTGTTCATGTTTCAGGTGCAATCACAG aAACTAAAGTATGTTCTCCGGAATCGACCAACGCTGCCTTTTCTAGGATGACCCTGCCCACCACGACTTACGTGAACGGCGTGAGCCCGAACCCTCCCTCCAGTGAAGACGCCCTCAGCCCCAAGTCCTCCCCTCCTGAGCCTCTCCTCCAGACGGTGGAAAACCCTGAGTCTCAGCCTCCACCCCTGACCATAGCCCCCACCCACCAGCTGCTGAGCATACACCACACGCTGTTCGAGGAAGACGAGGGCGAAGAAACCCGACGAGACAGGCTGGCAGAGAGACCCGGGGAGCTCATCGCTGCCGGGGAGTGTTGA